In Gasterosteus aculeatus chromosome 15, fGasAcu3.hap1.1, whole genome shotgun sequence, a single genomic region encodes these proteins:
- the LOC120832451 gene encoding sorting nexin-14 isoform X7 produces the protein MTCDRPCTRKMGCIRACLQKMRRTVKLERFRELGRQYPVFCFLLLVLLLTTVLFNRYIHIMMVFWSFLAGVVTFYCSLGPESLLPNVLFSIKPKTKLYEQELFPLGHSCAVCGKIKCKRHRPTLLLENYQPWLDLKVPSKVDASLSEILELVLENFVYPWYRDVTDDEAFVDELRVTLRFFAAVLVRRTQKVEVASLITQKLLKVSMKHIEIISKARQKVKNAEYLQQAALEEYGPDLHVALRSRRDELLYLRKLTELLFPYILPPKATDCRSLTLLIREVLAGSVFLPSMDYLADPDTVNHLLLIFIDNSAPEEATEPTSMLVPFLQKYSDVRSKKSSVLKLELKEIRGQQDLLFRFMNFLKQEGAVHVLQFCLAVEEFNDRILCPELSDTEKMRLHEEVKKIYETYCLDESVDKIRFDPFIVEEIRNIADGPFAEVVKLQTMRCLFEAYEHVLSLLENVFTPMFCHSDEYFRQLLRGAESPARNSRMSRNTSKRGESFGISRIGSKIKGVFKSTTMEGAMLPSYGLVEGEDDLVEEATMVLEDDSPMEAASTPSTPRNLSAWNITIPYIDFYDDDLKRERIPVFCIDVERNDRKAVGHETEHWSVYRRYLEFYVFESKLTEFHGSFPDAHLPSKRIIGPKNYEFLTSKREEFQEYLQKLLQHPELSNSQLLADFLSPYSMESQFLDKMLPDVNLGKIIKSVPSKLIKEKGQHLEPFIQSYFNSCESPKAKPSRPELTILSPTSENDKKLFNDLFKNNANRSEMTEKRHNRNYFMEMITVDGLYDYLMFVGRVVFHVPDWLHHLLMAGRILLKNTLEAYADHYLQKKLNQVVQEHRLVSLITLLRDTVFCESSLSRSPEDKQRRAKKTFEEMMTYIPDFLGKCIGEEAKYEGVRLLFDGLQQPVLNKQLTYVLLDIAIQELFPELNTVQKEASVMAPWM, from the exons A TGACATGCGATAGGCCGTGCACGCGCAAGATGGGGTGCATCAGGGCTTGTCTGCAGAAAATGCGACGCACGGTCAAGCTGGAGAGGTTCAGAGAGCTCGGGCGACAGTATCCAGTCttctgcttcctgctgctggtCCTGCTGCTGACCACCGTGCTGTTTAACAG atACATACACATTATGATGGTGTTTTGGTCCTTTCTGGCCGGAGTCGTCACTTTCTACTGCTCTTTGGGCCCCGAGTCTCTGCTGCCCAATGTCTTGTTCTCCATCAAACCCAAAACCAAG TTATACGAACAGGAGCTGTTTCCTCTGGGCCACAGCTGTGCTGTTTGTGGAAAAATCAAATGCAAAAGGCACAG ACCGACTTTATTATTGGAAAACTATCAACCATGGCTTGACCTGAAAGTTCCCTCTAAAGTGGATGCTTCTTTGTCAGAG ATTCTGGAGCTGGTCCTGGAAAACTTTGTGTATCCTTGGTACAG AGACGTCACGGACGACGAGGCGTTTGTTGACGAGCTCCGGGTGACTTTGCGCTTCTTTGCCGCTGTCTTGGTCCGCCGAACCCAGAAG GTGGAAGTGGCCTCACTCATCACGCAAAAGCTTCTTAAAGTTTCCATGAAGCACATTGAAATAATAAGCAAAGCGAGACAGAAAG TGAAGAACGCAGAGTACCTTCAACAAGCCGCCCTGGAGGAATATGGTCCTGACCTCCACGTGGCCCTTCGCAGTCGCAGAGATGAGCTCCTCTACCTCAGGAAGCTGACAGAGTTGCTCTTTCCCTACATTCTGCCTCCCAAGGCTACAGACTGCAG ATCTCTTACTCTGCTGATAAGAGAAGTGTTGGCTGGTTCTGTCTTCCTTCCTTCAATGGACTACTTGGCTGATCCT gacACAGTGAAtcatttacttttaatattCATCGACAACTCTGCT CCTGAAGAAGCCACGGAGCCCACTTCAATGTTGGTTCCGTTCCTGCAAAAGTACTCTGACGTTCGCAGCAAAAAGTCCTCT GTGCTGAAGTTGGAGTTGAAGGAAATCCGAGGACAGCAAGACCTTCTCTTTCGTTTTATGAACTTCCTGAAGCAAGAAGGGGCTGTTCACGTGCTCCAGTTTTGTCTTGCAGTCG AGGAATTCAACGACCGGATACTGTGCCCGGAGCTGTCTGACACCGAGAAGATGAGGCTTCacgaggaggtgaagaagatcTATGAGACGTACTGCTTGGACGAGAGCGTTGACAAGATCCGCTTCGACCCCTTCATAGTGGAGGAAATACGCAACA TTGCAGACGGCCCGTTTGCCGAGGTGGTGAAGCTGCAGACCATGAGGTGTTTGTTCGAGGCCTACGAGCACGTCCTGTCCCTCCTGGAGAACGTTTTCACGCCCATGTTCTGTCACAGCGACGAG TACTTCCGCCAGCTTCTCAGAGGAGCGGAGTCGCCGGCCAGGAATTCCAGGATGAGCAG GAACACATCAAAGAGGGGCGAGTCCTTTGGGATCAGCCGCATCGGCAGCAAGATCAAAGGAGTGTTCAAGAGCACAACCATGGAGGGAGCAATGCTGCCCTCCTATGGgctggtggagggagaggacgaTCTG GTTGAGGAAGCCACAATGGTGCTGGAGGACGACTCGCCAATGGAGGCCGCCTCCACCCCGAGCACCCCCCGAAACCTCTCGGCCTGGAACATCACCATCCCGTACATTGATTTCTATGACGACGATCTGAAGAGGGAGAGGATCCCTGTGTTCTGCATCGATGTAGAACGCAACGACCGGAAGGCAG tgGGACATGAGACTGAGCATTGGTCCGTGTACAGAAGATATCTGGAGTTCTACGTCTTTGAATCAAAGCTCACTGAGTTCCATG GCTCATTTCCAGATGCACATTTGCCTTCGAAGAGAATCATTGGTCCCAAGAATTACGAGTTCCTCACATCGAAGCGGGAGGAGTTTCAGGAATATCTTCAG AAACTTCTGCAGCACCCGGAGCTGAGCAATAGTCAGCTCCTCGCCGACTTCCTGTCCCCCTACAGTATGGAGTCTCAGTTCCTGGACAAGATGCTCCCTGATGTGAACCTGG GGAAAATCATCAAGTCGGTCCCCAGCAAACTGATAAAagag AAAGGGCAGCACTTGGAACCTTTCATCCAATCCTACTTCAACTCCTGTGAATCTCCCAAAGCCAAACCCAGCCGCCCCGAGCTCACCATCCTAAGCCCCACCTCGGAAAACGATAAAAAG CTGTTCAACGACCTCTTCAAAAACAACGCCAACCGATCGGAGATGACTGAGAAGAGACACAATCGGAACTACTTCATGGAAATGATCACTGTTGATGGGCTTTATGACTACTTAATGTTTGTGG GCCGAGTCGTCTTCCACGTCCCCGACTGGCTGCACCACCTGCTGATGGCTGGCCGGATCCTGTTGAAGAACACGCTGGAAGCCTACGCAGACCACTACCTTCAGAAGAAACTGAACCAGGTGGTCCAGGAGCACCGGCTCGTCTCGCTCATAACCCTGCTGAGAG ACACGGTGTTCTGTGAGAGCAGTCTGTCCCGCTCGCCCGAAGACAAGCAGAGGAGGGCCAAGAAGACCTTTGAGGAGATGATGACCTATATTCCAG ATTTTCTGGGGAAATGtattggagaagaggccaagtACGAAGGGGTGCGTCTCCTCTTTGATGGACTGCAGCAGCCAGTTCTCAACAAACAG
- the LOC120832451 gene encoding sorting nexin-14 isoform X8, protein MTCDRPCTRKMGCIRACLQKMRRTVKLERFRELGRQYPVFCFLLLVLLLTTVLFNRYIHIMMVFWSFLAGVVTFYCSLGPESLLPNVLFSIKPKTKLYEQELFPLGHSCAVCGKIKCKRHRPTLLLENYQPWLDLKVPSKVDASLSEILELVLENFVYPWYRDVTDDEAFVDELRVTLRFFAAVLVRRTQKVEVASLITQKLLKVSMKHIEIISKARQKVKNAEYLQQAALEEYGPDLHVALRSRRDELLYLRKLTELLFPYILPPKATDCRSLTLLIREVLAGSVFLPSMDYLADPDTVNHLLLIFIDNSAPEEATEPTSMLVPFLQKYSDVRSKKSSVLKLELKEIRGQQDLLFRFMNFLKQEGAVHVLQFCLAVEEFNDRILCPELSDTEKMRLHEEVKKIYETYCLDESVDKIRFDPFIVEEIRNIADGPFAEVVKLQTMRCLFEAYEHVLSLLENVFTPMFCHSDEYFRQLLRGAESPARNSRMSRNTSKRGESFGISRIGSKIKGVFKSTTMEGAMLPSYGLVEGEDDLVEEATMVLEDDSPMEAASTPSTPRNLSAWNITIPYIDFYDDDLKRERIPVFCIDVERNDRKAVGHETEHWSVYRRYLEFYVFESKLTEFHGSFPDAHLPSKRIIGPKNYEFLTSKREEFQEYLQKLLQHPELSNSQLLADFLSPYSMESQFLDKMLPDVNLGKIIKSVPSKLIKEKGQHLEPFIQSYFNSCESPKAKPSRPELTILSPTSENDKKLFNDLFKNNANRSEMTEKRHNRNYFMEMITVDGLYDYLMFVGRVVFHVPDWLHHLLMAGRILLKNTLEAYADHYLQKKLNQVVQEHRLVSLITLLRDTVFCESSLSRSPEDKQRRAKKTFEEMMTYIPDFLGKCIGEEAKYEGVRLLFDGLQQPVLNKQLTYVLLDIAIQELFPELNTQVQKEASVMAPWM, encoded by the exons A TGACATGCGATAGGCCGTGCACGCGCAAGATGGGGTGCATCAGGGCTTGTCTGCAGAAAATGCGACGCACGGTCAAGCTGGAGAGGTTCAGAGAGCTCGGGCGACAGTATCCAGTCttctgcttcctgctgctggtCCTGCTGCTGACCACCGTGCTGTTTAACAG atACATACACATTATGATGGTGTTTTGGTCCTTTCTGGCCGGAGTCGTCACTTTCTACTGCTCTTTGGGCCCCGAGTCTCTGCTGCCCAATGTCTTGTTCTCCATCAAACCCAAAACCAAG TTATACGAACAGGAGCTGTTTCCTCTGGGCCACAGCTGTGCTGTTTGTGGAAAAATCAAATGCAAAAGGCACAG ACCGACTTTATTATTGGAAAACTATCAACCATGGCTTGACCTGAAAGTTCCCTCTAAAGTGGATGCTTCTTTGTCAGAG ATTCTGGAGCTGGTCCTGGAAAACTTTGTGTATCCTTGGTACAG AGACGTCACGGACGACGAGGCGTTTGTTGACGAGCTCCGGGTGACTTTGCGCTTCTTTGCCGCTGTCTTGGTCCGCCGAACCCAGAAG GTGGAAGTGGCCTCACTCATCACGCAAAAGCTTCTTAAAGTTTCCATGAAGCACATTGAAATAATAAGCAAAGCGAGACAGAAAG TGAAGAACGCAGAGTACCTTCAACAAGCCGCCCTGGAGGAATATGGTCCTGACCTCCACGTGGCCCTTCGCAGTCGCAGAGATGAGCTCCTCTACCTCAGGAAGCTGACAGAGTTGCTCTTTCCCTACATTCTGCCTCCCAAGGCTACAGACTGCAG ATCTCTTACTCTGCTGATAAGAGAAGTGTTGGCTGGTTCTGTCTTCCTTCCTTCAATGGACTACTTGGCTGATCCT gacACAGTGAAtcatttacttttaatattCATCGACAACTCTGCT CCTGAAGAAGCCACGGAGCCCACTTCAATGTTGGTTCCGTTCCTGCAAAAGTACTCTGACGTTCGCAGCAAAAAGTCCTCT GTGCTGAAGTTGGAGTTGAAGGAAATCCGAGGACAGCAAGACCTTCTCTTTCGTTTTATGAACTTCCTGAAGCAAGAAGGGGCTGTTCACGTGCTCCAGTTTTGTCTTGCAGTCG AGGAATTCAACGACCGGATACTGTGCCCGGAGCTGTCTGACACCGAGAAGATGAGGCTTCacgaggaggtgaagaagatcTATGAGACGTACTGCTTGGACGAGAGCGTTGACAAGATCCGCTTCGACCCCTTCATAGTGGAGGAAATACGCAACA TTGCAGACGGCCCGTTTGCCGAGGTGGTGAAGCTGCAGACCATGAGGTGTTTGTTCGAGGCCTACGAGCACGTCCTGTCCCTCCTGGAGAACGTTTTCACGCCCATGTTCTGTCACAGCGACGAG TACTTCCGCCAGCTTCTCAGAGGAGCGGAGTCGCCGGCCAGGAATTCCAGGATGAGCAG GAACACATCAAAGAGGGGCGAGTCCTTTGGGATCAGCCGCATCGGCAGCAAGATCAAAGGAGTGTTCAAGAGCACAACCATGGAGGGAGCAATGCTGCCCTCCTATGGgctggtggagggagaggacgaTCTG GTTGAGGAAGCCACAATGGTGCTGGAGGACGACTCGCCAATGGAGGCCGCCTCCACCCCGAGCACCCCCCGAAACCTCTCGGCCTGGAACATCACCATCCCGTACATTGATTTCTATGACGACGATCTGAAGAGGGAGAGGATCCCTGTGTTCTGCATCGATGTAGAACGCAACGACCGGAAGGCAG tgGGACATGAGACTGAGCATTGGTCCGTGTACAGAAGATATCTGGAGTTCTACGTCTTTGAATCAAAGCTCACTGAGTTCCATG GCTCATTTCCAGATGCACATTTGCCTTCGAAGAGAATCATTGGTCCCAAGAATTACGAGTTCCTCACATCGAAGCGGGAGGAGTTTCAGGAATATCTTCAG AAACTTCTGCAGCACCCGGAGCTGAGCAATAGTCAGCTCCTCGCCGACTTCCTGTCCCCCTACAGTATGGAGTCTCAGTTCCTGGACAAGATGCTCCCTGATGTGAACCTGG GGAAAATCATCAAGTCGGTCCCCAGCAAACTGATAAAagag AAAGGGCAGCACTTGGAACCTTTCATCCAATCCTACTTCAACTCCTGTGAATCTCCCAAAGCCAAACCCAGCCGCCCCGAGCTCACCATCCTAAGCCCCACCTCGGAAAACGATAAAAAG CTGTTCAACGACCTCTTCAAAAACAACGCCAACCGATCGGAGATGACTGAGAAGAGACACAATCGGAACTACTTCATGGAAATGATCACTGTTGATGGGCTTTATGACTACTTAATGTTTGTGG GCCGAGTCGTCTTCCACGTCCCCGACTGGCTGCACCACCTGCTGATGGCTGGCCGGATCCTGTTGAAGAACACGCTGGAAGCCTACGCAGACCACTACCTTCAGAAGAAACTGAACCAGGTGGTCCAGGAGCACCGGCTCGTCTCGCTCATAACCCTGCTGAGAG ACACGGTGTTCTGTGAGAGCAGTCTGTCCCGCTCGCCCGAAGACAAGCAGAGGAGGGCCAAGAAGACCTTTGAGGAGATGATGACCTATATTCCAG ATTTTCTGGGGAAATGtattggagaagaggccaagtACGAAGGGGTGCGTCTCCTCTTTGATGGACTGCAGCAGCCAGTTCTCAACAAACAG
- the LOC120832451 gene encoding sorting nexin-14 isoform X4 codes for MTCDRPCTRKMGCIRACLQKMRRTVKLERFRELGRQYPVFCFLLLVLLLTTVLFNRYIHIMMVFWSFLAGVVTFYCSLGPESLLPNVLFSIKPKTKLYEQELFPLGHSCAVCGKIKCKRHRPTLLLENYQPWLDLKVPSKVDASLSEILELVLENFVYPWYRDVTDDEAFVDELRVTLRFFAAVLVRRTQKVEVASLITQKLLKVSMKHIEIISKARQKVKNAEYLQQAALEEYGPDLHVALRSRRDELLYLRKLTELLFPYILPPKATDCRSLTLLIREVLAGSVFLPSMDYLADPDTVNHLLLIFIDNSAPEEATEPTSMLVPFLQKYSDVRSKKSSVLKLELKEIRGQQDLLFRFMNFLKQEGAVHVLQFCLAVEEFNDRILCPELSDTEKMRLHEEVKKIYETYCLDESVDKIRFDPFIVEEIRNIADGPFAEVVKLQTMRCLFEAYEHVLSLLENVFTPMFCHSDEYFRQLLRGAESPARNSRMSSSWDWSPESPSSMFTASGSSSPASFNSLHAQPAFTSIPYGSLSHRHSSPKNTSKRGESFGISRIGSKIKGVFKSTTMEGAMLPSYGLVEGEDDLVEEATMVLEDDSPMEAASTPSTPRNLSAWNITIPYIDFYDDDLKRERIPVFCIDVERNDRKAVGHETEHWSVYRRYLEFYVFESKLTEFHGSFPDAHLPSKRIIGPKNYEFLTSKREEFQEYLQKLLQHPELSNSQLLADFLSPYSMESQFLDKMLPDVNLGKIIKSVPSKLIKEKGQHLEPFIQSYFNSCESPKAKPSRPELTILSPTSENDKKLFNDLFKNNANRSEMTEKRHNRNYFMEMITVDGLYDYLMFVGRVVFHVPDWLHHLLMAGRILLKNTLEAYADHYLQKKLNQVVQEHRLVSLITLLRDTVFCESSLSRSPEDKQRRAKKTFEEMMTYIPDFLGKCIGEEAKYEGVRLLFDGLQQPVLNKQLTYVLLDIAIQELFPELNTVQKEASVMAPWM; via the exons A TGACATGCGATAGGCCGTGCACGCGCAAGATGGGGTGCATCAGGGCTTGTCTGCAGAAAATGCGACGCACGGTCAAGCTGGAGAGGTTCAGAGAGCTCGGGCGACAGTATCCAGTCttctgcttcctgctgctggtCCTGCTGCTGACCACCGTGCTGTTTAACAG atACATACACATTATGATGGTGTTTTGGTCCTTTCTGGCCGGAGTCGTCACTTTCTACTGCTCTTTGGGCCCCGAGTCTCTGCTGCCCAATGTCTTGTTCTCCATCAAACCCAAAACCAAG TTATACGAACAGGAGCTGTTTCCTCTGGGCCACAGCTGTGCTGTTTGTGGAAAAATCAAATGCAAAAGGCACAG ACCGACTTTATTATTGGAAAACTATCAACCATGGCTTGACCTGAAAGTTCCCTCTAAAGTGGATGCTTCTTTGTCAGAG ATTCTGGAGCTGGTCCTGGAAAACTTTGTGTATCCTTGGTACAG AGACGTCACGGACGACGAGGCGTTTGTTGACGAGCTCCGGGTGACTTTGCGCTTCTTTGCCGCTGTCTTGGTCCGCCGAACCCAGAAG GTGGAAGTGGCCTCACTCATCACGCAAAAGCTTCTTAAAGTTTCCATGAAGCACATTGAAATAATAAGCAAAGCGAGACAGAAAG TGAAGAACGCAGAGTACCTTCAACAAGCCGCCCTGGAGGAATATGGTCCTGACCTCCACGTGGCCCTTCGCAGTCGCAGAGATGAGCTCCTCTACCTCAGGAAGCTGACAGAGTTGCTCTTTCCCTACATTCTGCCTCCCAAGGCTACAGACTGCAG ATCTCTTACTCTGCTGATAAGAGAAGTGTTGGCTGGTTCTGTCTTCCTTCCTTCAATGGACTACTTGGCTGATCCT gacACAGTGAAtcatttacttttaatattCATCGACAACTCTGCT CCTGAAGAAGCCACGGAGCCCACTTCAATGTTGGTTCCGTTCCTGCAAAAGTACTCTGACGTTCGCAGCAAAAAGTCCTCT GTGCTGAAGTTGGAGTTGAAGGAAATCCGAGGACAGCAAGACCTTCTCTTTCGTTTTATGAACTTCCTGAAGCAAGAAGGGGCTGTTCACGTGCTCCAGTTTTGTCTTGCAGTCG AGGAATTCAACGACCGGATACTGTGCCCGGAGCTGTCTGACACCGAGAAGATGAGGCTTCacgaggaggtgaagaagatcTATGAGACGTACTGCTTGGACGAGAGCGTTGACAAGATCCGCTTCGACCCCTTCATAGTGGAGGAAATACGCAACA TTGCAGACGGCCCGTTTGCCGAGGTGGTGAAGCTGCAGACCATGAGGTGTTTGTTCGAGGCCTACGAGCACGTCCTGTCCCTCCTGGAGAACGTTTTCACGCCCATGTTCTGTCACAGCGACGAG TACTTCCGCCAGCTTCTCAGAGGAGCGGAGTCGCCGGCCAGGAATTCCAGGATGAGCAG TTCCTGGGACTGGAGCCCCGAGTCCCCGTCCTCAATGTTCACCGCCTCTGGCAGCTCTTCACCTGCATCCTTTAACTCCCTCCATGCCCAGCCCGCGTTCACCTCTATCCCATACGGCTCGCTATCCCACCGCCACTCATCACCCAA GAACACATCAAAGAGGGGCGAGTCCTTTGGGATCAGCCGCATCGGCAGCAAGATCAAAGGAGTGTTCAAGAGCACAACCATGGAGGGAGCAATGCTGCCCTCCTATGGgctggtggagggagaggacgaTCTG GTTGAGGAAGCCACAATGGTGCTGGAGGACGACTCGCCAATGGAGGCCGCCTCCACCCCGAGCACCCCCCGAAACCTCTCGGCCTGGAACATCACCATCCCGTACATTGATTTCTATGACGACGATCTGAAGAGGGAGAGGATCCCTGTGTTCTGCATCGATGTAGAACGCAACGACCGGAAGGCAG tgGGACATGAGACTGAGCATTGGTCCGTGTACAGAAGATATCTGGAGTTCTACGTCTTTGAATCAAAGCTCACTGAGTTCCATG GCTCATTTCCAGATGCACATTTGCCTTCGAAGAGAATCATTGGTCCCAAGAATTACGAGTTCCTCACATCGAAGCGGGAGGAGTTTCAGGAATATCTTCAG AAACTTCTGCAGCACCCGGAGCTGAGCAATAGTCAGCTCCTCGCCGACTTCCTGTCCCCCTACAGTATGGAGTCTCAGTTCCTGGACAAGATGCTCCCTGATGTGAACCTGG GGAAAATCATCAAGTCGGTCCCCAGCAAACTGATAAAagag AAAGGGCAGCACTTGGAACCTTTCATCCAATCCTACTTCAACTCCTGTGAATCTCCCAAAGCCAAACCCAGCCGCCCCGAGCTCACCATCCTAAGCCCCACCTCGGAAAACGATAAAAAG CTGTTCAACGACCTCTTCAAAAACAACGCCAACCGATCGGAGATGACTGAGAAGAGACACAATCGGAACTACTTCATGGAAATGATCACTGTTGATGGGCTTTATGACTACTTAATGTTTGTGG GCCGAGTCGTCTTCCACGTCCCCGACTGGCTGCACCACCTGCTGATGGCTGGCCGGATCCTGTTGAAGAACACGCTGGAAGCCTACGCAGACCACTACCTTCAGAAGAAACTGAACCAGGTGGTCCAGGAGCACCGGCTCGTCTCGCTCATAACCCTGCTGAGAG ACACGGTGTTCTGTGAGAGCAGTCTGTCCCGCTCGCCCGAAGACAAGCAGAGGAGGGCCAAGAAGACCTTTGAGGAGATGATGACCTATATTCCAG ATTTTCTGGGGAAATGtattggagaagaggccaagtACGAAGGGGTGCGTCTCCTCTTTGATGGACTGCAGCAGCCAGTTCTCAACAAACAG